In Moorella sp. Hama-1, a single genomic region encodes these proteins:
- a CDS encoding STAS domain-containing protein produces the protein MLVVKVTKVNDSRCLNLEGELDMETLAMVEQATEARDGECQLIINLAGVSFIDSTGLRGLLTIQRRWLAQGGTVYLINPSLEVAEVFHLVGLEELLQVTTAEMVKAGED, from the coding sequence ATGCTAGTAGTTAAGGTAACCAAGGTTAATGATAGCCGCTGTTTAAACCTTGAAGGGGAGTTAGACATGGAAACCCTGGCTATGGTGGAACAGGCGACGGAAGCCCGGGATGGAGAGTGCCAGCTCATTATCAACCTGGCGGGGGTTTCGTTTATCGATTCGACAGGTCTTAGGGGGTTGCTAACTATCCAGCGCCGGTGGTTGGCACAAGGAGGGACGGTGTACCTTATTAACCCCTCCCTGGAGGTCGCTGAGGTTTTCCACCTCGTAGGACTGGAAGAACTTTTACAGGTAACTACAGCAGAGATGGTGAAGGCAGGTGAAGATTAG
- a CDS encoding PP2C family protein-serine/threonine phosphatase — protein sequence MTLGTGRIEKQIIHAGIQGAGCSIPADVEGGDFFDFIPLGGERLIAAIGDVMGKGSTAARQMKDLRVTLRACAGNNMPLLAIMEQINEMGGRRLRLAGSFATLCLISYETRNACLTSLCAGHPAPLVFNGSKVHVLKVRGVALGLLEGYQGTGPDAVCLAPGDIILLYTDGLVEARNGQGQTYGLRRLEEITSANSCHNATELREIILNDLFTFTGCRQQRDDVTLVVLKTGR from the coding sequence ATGACCCTGGGTACCGGTAGAATAGAAAAGCAAATAATACATGCCGGTATACAGGGAGCCGGTTGTAGTATTCCAGCGGATGTGGAGGGGGGTGACTTTTTTGACTTTATTCCCCTGGGCGGGGAACGGCTTATTGCAGCAATAGGTGATGTAATGGGCAAAGGCAGTACGGCTGCCAGGCAAATGAAGGACCTTAGGGTAACATTGCGTGCCTGTGCCGGAAATAACATGCCACTCCTGGCGATAATGGAACAAATAAATGAAATGGGCGGGAGACGACTTCGGCTCGCCGGGTCCTTTGCAACCTTGTGCCTTATATCTTACGAGACGCGTAATGCCTGCTTAACATCCCTTTGTGCGGGGCACCCGGCGCCTCTGGTGTTTAATGGTAGTAAGGTACATGTTCTCAAGGTGAGGGGTGTTGCCCTGGGGCTCCTGGAAGGATACCAGGGAACTGGGCCAGATGCGGTTTGTCTAGCTCCCGGGGATATAATCCTCCTGTATACAGATGGCCTGGTGGAAGCCCGCAATGGGCAGGGACAAACCTATGGTTTAAGGCGCCTGGAGGAAATAACTTCAGCAAATTCCTGCCACAATGCAACCGAACTGCGGGAAATTATCTTGAACGATTTATTTACCTTTACTGGCTGTAGGCAGCAAAGGGATGATGTCACCCTGGTAGTGCTGAAGACGGGCAGGTGA
- the mazF gene encoding endoribonuclease MazF gives MVNEMETYIPERGDIVWLQFDPRAGHEQAGRRLALVVSPQLYNGKVGLALFCPVTTKAKGYPFEVKIPAGLKITGVILADQLKSLDWRAREAQFACKVPVGVVAEVQAKVQVLIS, from the coding sequence ATGGTAAACGAGATGGAAACCTATATTCCCGAACGTGGTGATATCGTCTGGCTCCAGTTCGATCCCCGGGCAGGACATGAGCAAGCCGGCAGGCGACTGGCGCTGGTAGTTTCCCCGCAACTTTATAACGGCAAAGTAGGGCTAGCCCTTTTTTGCCCTGTTACTACAAAGGCGAAGGGTTATCCCTTTGAAGTAAAGATACCCGCTGGTTTAAAGATTACTGGAGTAATCCTGGCCGACCAGCTAAAAAGCCTTGACTGGCGGGCAAGGGAGGCGCAATTTGCTTGTAAGGTCCCGGTCGGGGTAGTAGCAGAAGTCCAGGCTAAAGTTCAGGTATTGATTTCCTAA
- a CDS encoding 2-hydroxyacyl-CoA dehydratase subunit D — MSHLMGWLCHYTPVEILTALGYTPYRLLGREGNNPRATTYLLGNLCPYVQSCLEAAIRQELPPLDGVVIARSCNAMIHLANVWPHYGAGGKTIVLDVPRRLNEDAIFYFSQNLRQLAVEAALAGQQRLDEKRLWAAITWWEEQRTTWRRLLTRRAAGEEPPAGKEIIEGLSRWQTSPNLREADKLEEVITRPAHLLRGKAPSQPRLLLVGSILPWELITMVEECGGLSVFEDSCNGRRLLLNPTTTAVGEGDPYLYLARLYLESPPCPRMVSDREKRRRYWAAIVDQFPIQGIIYHVMKFCDAALYDFLDLKVFCEKRELPLLRLDGDFSGGNRGQWQTRLEAFLEMLEVR; from the coding sequence ATGAGCCATTTAATGGGTTGGTTGTGCCACTATACACCGGTGGAAATTTTAACGGCCCTGGGGTATACCCCTTACCGGCTGCTAGGTCGAGAGGGCAATAACCCGCGTGCCACTACATACCTGCTAGGTAACCTCTGCCCCTATGTCCAGAGTTGCCTTGAGGCAGCCATCAGGCAGGAGTTGCCGCCCCTGGATGGTGTTGTAATCGCCCGCTCCTGCAACGCTATGATCCACCTGGCTAACGTCTGGCCCCATTATGGTGCAGGGGGCAAGACCATAGTCCTCGATGTACCCCGCCGGCTAAATGAAGACGCGATTTTTTATTTCAGCCAGAATCTACGCCAGTTGGCAGTCGAGGCCGCTCTCGCCGGGCAGCAACGATTAGATGAAAAACGTTTATGGGCAGCCATTACCTGGTGGGAAGAACAAAGGACGACCTGGCGCCGGCTTTTAACCCGCCGGGCTGCGGGAGAAGAACCGCCCGCAGGAAAAGAAATCATAGAGGGGCTATCCAGGTGGCAAACTTCCCCTAATCTCCGGGAGGCAGATAAGCTGGAGGAGGTAATTACCAGGCCTGCCCACCTTCTCCGGGGGAAGGCCCCCTCGCAGCCGCGCCTGCTGCTGGTCGGTAGCATCCTGCCGTGGGAATTGATTACCATGGTGGAAGAGTGCGGGGGTTTATCTGTTTTCGAGGATAGCTGCAATGGACGGCGGCTTTTACTGAACCCAACTACCACCGCCGTAGGGGAAGGTGACCCGTACCTCTACCTGGCCAGGCTTTACCTGGAAAGCCCCCCCTGTCCCCGGATGGTAAGCGACCGCGAGAAACGCCGCCGGTACTGGGCCGCTATTGTAGACCAGTTTCCCATTCAGGGTATTATTTACCATGTCATGAAGTTCTGCGATGCCGCTTTGTACGACTTTCTCGACCTGAAGGTTTTTTGTGAAAAAAGAGAGCTACCCCTCCTCCGTCTGGACGGGGATTTCAGCGGCGGTAATCGCGGCCAGTGGCAGACGCGGCTGGAGGCCTTTTTAGAGATGCTAGAGGTGCGGTAA
- a CDS encoding AbrB/MazE/SpoVT family DNA-binding domain-containing protein, translating to MKIFMQPHVQKWGNSLGIRIPLALAQKTGLREGTPVDLLVDEDAIIIRRKHYSLEQLLAQVTPGNTHGEIDTGPQVGREVW from the coding sequence GTGAAAATCTTTATGCAACCTCATGTGCAAAAATGGGGCAATAGTTTAGGGATTCGTATCCCTTTAGCGCTGGCCCAAAAAACCGGCCTGAGGGAAGGCACACCGGTTGACTTGCTGGTAGATGAGGACGCAATAATTATCCGTCGTAAACATTATAGCCTGGAACAATTGCTGGCACAGGTTACACCCGGTAATACTCATGGTGAAATAGATACTGGGCCTCAGGTGGGGCGGGAAGTATGGTAA
- a CDS encoding 2-hydroxyacyl-CoA dehydratase subunit D: protein MDIYQLLHSHLGNALRRRAFKSPWTYRILRQAVAAQKKHYPWQAAHRLLLNTIDQTAAAFLQKGPVVWHNVFFPVEILYGLGAIPFAPEAAAVVATGLGIGGEALRRAESDWVSSEACSFHRLAHGCDREGYFPPPGAVVCSSHLCDTAPQSLATVAAYHEVPFYLLDVPHRQDAAALNYVARQLKSITFSLVASLSLEWEGERFQEAIVHSNAARERLLAVNRLRQQHPACIRGEEAHSFIYPMLAGFGAATSVEVYGQLAAELGRRYREQRRAVPEEKARLLWLHLRPYYPNTIFHLLEQEAGAVVVFEEMSHVYWQPLDPERPFYSLARKVLSHHGLGPMSRRIAAILSMVDAYKAGGVIHFAHWGCRQSTAGLRLLQDALREREIPFLNLEGDCVDQSKYAPGATRTRLEGFLETLL, encoded by the coding sequence ATGGATATCTACCAGCTCTTACACTCCCACCTGGGAAACGCTCTCCGCCGGCGTGCCTTTAAATCTCCCTGGACATATCGAATATTGAGGCAGGCCGTAGCGGCCCAAAAGAAGCATTATCCCTGGCAGGCGGCCCACCGGTTGCTGCTCAATACCATTGACCAGACAGCAGCCGCCTTTCTCCAAAAGGGGCCGGTGGTCTGGCACAACGTTTTCTTCCCCGTCGAGATCCTCTACGGTCTGGGAGCAATTCCCTTCGCCCCCGAAGCAGCCGCTGTAGTTGCTACCGGTTTGGGGATAGGAGGGGAAGCTTTACGGCGGGCTGAAAGTGACTGGGTCAGCAGCGAGGCCTGCTCCTTCCACCGCCTGGCCCACGGTTGCGACCGGGAAGGTTACTTCCCGCCACCGGGGGCGGTAGTCTGCAGCTCCCACCTGTGTGATACGGCCCCTCAGTCCCTGGCAACGGTGGCAGCCTACCACGAAGTGCCCTTTTACCTTTTAGACGTGCCCCACCGGCAGGATGCCGCAGCCCTGAACTACGTTGCCCGCCAGCTTAAGTCCATAACCTTTTCCCTGGTAGCATCCCTAAGCCTGGAGTGGGAAGGGGAACGTTTTCAGGAGGCCATAGTTCATTCTAACGCAGCCCGGGAACGCCTGCTGGCCGTCAACCGCCTGCGCCAGCAGCACCCGGCCTGCATCCGTGGGGAAGAAGCCCACAGTTTCATTTACCCCATGCTGGCGGGGTTTGGCGCGGCAACTTCGGTGGAGGTCTACGGCCAACTGGCGGCCGAACTGGGCCGGCGTTACCGGGAACAGCGCCGGGCCGTACCGGAAGAAAAGGCCCGCTTGCTATGGTTGCACCTGCGGCCCTATTACCCCAACACCATTTTTCACCTGCTCGAACAGGAGGCCGGGGCGGTAGTTGTCTTTGAAGAAATGAGTCATGTTTATTGGCAACCCTTGGACCCGGAAAGGCCCTTTTATAGCCTGGCCCGTAAGGTTTTAAGCCACCATGGCCTGGGTCCCATGTCCAGGAGAATAGCGGCCATCCTGAGTATGGTCGACGCCTACAAGGCCGGCGGGGTTATCCATTTCGCCCACTGGGGTTGCCGCCAGAGCACCGCCGGTTTGCGCTTGTTGCAGGATGCCCTGCGCGAAAGGGAAATACCCTTTCTCAACCTGGAGGGCGATTGTGTCGATCAAAGCAAGTATGCCCCCGGCGCTACCAGAACACGCCTGGAGGGTTTTCTGGAAACGCTATTATAA
- a CDS encoding HD-GYP domain-containing protein, which translates to MESNTVAEILDEIQKFWPELYFHSISVANLALRMAVDLSVEEVHYKDILVGALLHDAGKTKIKREILQKPGPLTSTEWKEIKRHPRYGAEWIENRGGNSEVAAIIRYHHEKWNGEGYVGLKRHQIPFFARIVAIADALDAMTAPRPYRQAVEFSRALAEIHIQAGLQFDASVLSRLRQKDTYRPETYSHPRTIEKQKQVEKNWLQRLIEIYGDSSHPLIIAQSHWVDKLVAASYQLSSDPRGDSAVQV; encoded by the coding sequence ATGGAGAGCAATACGGTTGCAGAAATATTGGATGAGATCCAGAAGTTCTGGCCGGAGCTATACTTCCATTCAATATCGGTTGCCAATTTAGCGTTAAGGATGGCCGTTGACCTAAGTGTTGAGGAAGTCCATTATAAGGATATTTTAGTTGGGGCTCTCTTACACGATGCTGGCAAGACAAAAATTAAGCGAGAAATATTGCAGAAACCGGGACCTCTAACCTCGACCGAATGGAAAGAGATAAAAAGACATCCCCGGTATGGAGCCGAGTGGATCGAGAATAGGGGTGGCAACTCCGAAGTAGCGGCGATCATCCGTTACCACCATGAAAAGTGGAATGGGGAAGGATATGTCGGGCTTAAACGCCACCAAATCCCTTTTTTCGCCAGGATAGTGGCCATTGCCGACGCCCTCGATGCCATGACCGCGCCCCGGCCATACCGTCAAGCTGTTGAATTCAGCAGGGCCCTGGCAGAAATACATATACAGGCCGGCTTACAATTTGATGCCTCGGTATTGTCCCGGCTAAGGCAAAAAGATACCTATCGCCCGGAAACCTACAGCCATCCCCGCACCATTGAAAAGCAAAAGCAAGTAGAGAAGAACTGGCTGCAAAGGCTTATTGAGATTTATGGCGATTCATCTCACCCTTTAATAATTGCCCAAAGCCACTGGGTGGATAAGCTAGTAGCGGCCAGTTACCAGTTATCGTCAGACCCGAGGGGTGATTCTGCTGTGCAAGTTTAG
- a CDS encoding DUF342 domain-containing protein produces the protein MVGGSHTQDSIATRALNLAPDSTGANNLSATVAIIDGYPVIKHPPGGPYPVIVPCQGLRLVVNGRERKEPTPVTVEDKVEILPVDERQEGYWRVKVSGNKLEVLLQMQPGVIRRRRLKDLPPAQVLQLETMEQESFYTPFTLEDLVRELKSQGIQYGIDWQACARLAEAPAEGTWTIARGQPALPGKDATVVLLFTTQDKVPVTIKEEEQNVNFRERFQFTSVEPGTVLARKHPVTKGQPGRAVTGEIILPPEPREIGLVALQGAILSENGLEVVAARAGRPVARKTKDRVIIEVIPALCHGGNVDLTSGNITFSGDVIIAGQVEEGMAIEAGGNVYVGDTISRAMVRAGGSIEVAGNVFVSVLAAGGTTAFQQRLSPLLARIADDLERLIAAIKQLLRHPSLKKDDLKGGIGPLVLLLMEKKFQDLASTVELLQKEAQRLPSIPLGAPEGLINDLEYLARSPLAIKRMGYLEAMLKKVTTWREDIGATPQVEADVTINYAVNSTIVATGNIKVVGDGCYHSRLQAGKSVTINGVFRGGELQAQGDIYIRELGSRSGTETRVVTRAGARVTAGHVFENTSIQIGPRLHSFNQEERGVSLWLDREGEIIKHYFTTPVL, from the coding sequence ATGGTGGGGGGAAGTCATACGCAAGATAGCATTGCAACGAGGGCTCTGAACCTGGCTCCGGATAGTACCGGCGCTAACAACTTGTCAGCTACGGTAGCGATTATTGACGGGTACCCGGTTATAAAGCACCCGCCGGGAGGACCCTACCCGGTGATAGTACCCTGCCAGGGATTGCGCTTGGTGGTAAACGGCAGGGAACGAAAGGAACCAACGCCTGTAACTGTAGAAGACAAAGTGGAAATACTTCCCGTTGATGAAAGGCAGGAGGGATACTGGCGCGTAAAGGTTAGTGGGAATAAGCTCGAAGTTTTACTGCAAATGCAACCCGGCGTAATACGGCGCCGGCGCCTTAAAGATTTGCCGCCAGCCCAGGTTTTGCAACTTGAAACCATGGAGCAAGAGAGTTTCTATACACCCTTCACCCTGGAGGATCTGGTCCGGGAGCTTAAAAGCCAGGGTATCCAGTACGGTATCGACTGGCAGGCGTGTGCCCGTCTGGCCGAAGCACCGGCAGAAGGGACCTGGACCATTGCCCGTGGCCAACCGGCTTTGCCAGGTAAGGATGCCACTGTTGTATTATTATTTACCACCCAGGACAAGGTGCCTGTAACCATCAAAGAGGAAGAGCAGAACGTTAACTTTCGTGAGCGCTTTCAATTTACCTCGGTTGAACCCGGCACGGTCCTGGCCAGGAAACATCCTGTTACCAAAGGCCAGCCAGGGAGGGCCGTAACGGGAGAAATAATCCTGCCACCGGAGCCCCGGGAAATTGGACTGGTTGCCCTACAGGGTGCCATTCTAAGCGAGAATGGTTTAGAAGTGGTAGCCGCCAGGGCGGGACGGCCTGTAGCCAGGAAAACAAAAGATCGGGTAATTATCGAGGTAATCCCGGCCCTGTGCCACGGTGGCAATGTTGATCTTACTTCGGGTAATATCACCTTCAGCGGCGATGTAATTATAGCAGGGCAGGTTGAAGAAGGGATGGCTATTGAGGCGGGAGGGAATGTGTATGTGGGGGATACCATATCCAGGGCTATGGTCCGGGCAGGAGGTTCCATTGAGGTGGCCGGCAATGTCTTTGTCTCGGTACTGGCTGCCGGGGGTACTACCGCCTTCCAGCAGAGGTTGAGCCCGCTCCTGGCAAGGATTGCTGATGACCTGGAACGATTGATTGCCGCTATTAAGCAGCTACTAAGACACCCTTCCCTTAAGAAAGATGACCTTAAGGGCGGGATTGGCCCCTTGGTACTTTTACTTATGGAAAAGAAGTTTCAAGACCTTGCTTCTACCGTAGAATTGTTGCAGAAAGAGGCGCAAAGACTGCCTTCAATACCCTTGGGTGCGCCGGAAGGACTCATAAACGATTTAGAATATCTGGCCCGTTCGCCTTTGGCCATTAAGAGGATGGGATACCTGGAAGCGATGCTCAAAAAGGTTACAACCTGGCGGGAGGATATTGGTGCAACTCCCCAGGTCGAGGCCGATGTTACCATTAATTACGCAGTTAATTCTACCATTGTGGCTACCGGCAATATAAAGGTAGTGGGAGATGGCTGTTACCACTCCCGACTGCAAGCCGGGAAGTCAGTAACCATAAACGGTGTTTTTCGCGGCGGCGAGCTCCAGGCCCAGGGTGATATTTATATCAGGGAACTTGGTTCCCGCAGCGGCACAGAAACTAGGGTTGTCACCCGGGCCGGAGCCAGGGTGACGGCAGGTCATGTTTTCGAAAATACATCCATTCAAATAGGGCCGCGCCTGCATTCTTTTAACCAGGAGGAACGGGGAGTCAGCTTATGGCTTGACAGGGAAGGGGAGATTATTAAACATTATTTCACAACGCCCGTGTTGTAG
- a CDS encoding STAS domain-containing protein gives MNGLEVRVYTEKDKTVLQVAGELDFSNINLLQQEIERQETRTVEIDCGDLQFMDSSGAGMLLSMARILDLQNRTLKVTHIPEPIRHDLEIIGFFRVLETLKASRWTGGN, from the coding sequence GTGAATGGTTTGGAAGTAAGAGTATATACAGAAAAGGACAAGACTGTCCTGCAGGTAGCGGGAGAGCTTGATTTTAGCAATATCAACTTGTTACAGCAAGAGATTGAACGCCAGGAAACAAGAACGGTAGAAATAGATTGCGGCGATTTGCAGTTTATGGATTCCTCCGGGGCAGGTATGCTCCTTTCCATGGCCAGGATCCTGGACCTGCAAAACCGCACACTTAAGGTTACCCATATACCTGAGCCTATTCGCCATGACCTAGAAATAATCGGCTTTTTCCGCGTTTTAGAAACCCTTAAGGCATCCCGCTGGACCGGAGGGAATTAA
- a CDS encoding cbb3-type cytochrome c oxidase subunit I → MIAFLIARILFPRRRQKKGEQGDTPSQQAVYPYALAVFLFLGFQGILATGGSLHLVFPDLPTPITFASGRAMHLNLSILWPLLGTLGSVYYFLVELTGRELYSPPLARWGFWYLLGVALVILGYLASGRTDGREYLEAPLMLKIALLTGLLLFAFNLLATAIKTRALWRPEVVIILSGAFLSPLLYLPTIFFIANPTIDDVFRFLVVHLWEEGSLELMATTIGAALLASLGVVSRSRARSLAFWEAGLVLLSGLFATGHHYYWIGTPPFWQLFGAMASGVQVIPVILLAKTAWQSISSRGSPAPTGSSHRRPGYSTRRQPGKEVNPALYFFYASVFWNVAGAGILGFLLALPPLNPYAHGTYLTSAHAHMALFGFFGFLVLASSYYILTRRVELQSTHIRRVKLCLILLNAGLAVMAGALFGAGLFQSYLWRGLGRDFTVVHLQLTPYLLARSAGGVLFASGAVLLAWEMVSLVYSPWLALLQPAEGD, encoded by the coding sequence TTGATTGCTTTCTTAATCGCCAGGATACTTTTTCCCCGCCGGCGGCAGAAGAAGGGGGAGCAGGGGGACACTCCATCCCAGCAGGCGGTTTACCCCTATGCCCTGGCTGTCTTTCTTTTCCTGGGGTTCCAGGGCATCCTGGCCACTGGTGGCTCCCTGCACCTGGTCTTTCCCGATCTCCCCACGCCCATCACCTTTGCCAGCGGCCGGGCCATGCACCTGAACCTGAGTATCCTGTGGCCCCTCCTGGGTACCCTGGGCAGTGTCTATTATTTTCTGGTCGAACTTACCGGCCGAGAATTGTATAGCCCGCCTCTAGCCAGGTGGGGTTTCTGGTATCTCCTGGGGGTGGCCTTGGTTATCCTGGGGTATCTCGCCTCCGGCCGGACCGACGGCCGGGAATACCTGGAGGCCCCATTGATGCTTAAGATAGCCCTGCTTACGGGCCTTTTGCTCTTTGCCTTCAACCTGCTGGCTACTGCTATTAAAACCCGGGCCCTCTGGCGACCGGAGGTTGTCATTATTTTAAGCGGGGCCTTTTTATCGCCTTTACTCTACCTGCCGACCATTTTCTTTATCGCCAATCCTACTATTGACGATGTTTTTCGCTTTTTGGTTGTCCACCTCTGGGAAGAAGGAAGTCTGGAATTAATGGCGACCACCATCGGGGCTGCCCTCCTGGCGAGTCTCGGGGTTGTTAGCCGGTCCCGGGCCAGAAGTTTGGCCTTCTGGGAGGCCGGCCTGGTCCTCTTATCCGGTCTTTTTGCTACCGGCCACCACTACTACTGGATTGGCACCCCGCCTTTCTGGCAATTGTTCGGCGCTATGGCCAGCGGGGTGCAGGTCATACCCGTTATCCTCCTGGCCAAAACAGCCTGGCAGAGTATTTCCTCCCGCGGGAGCCCCGCTCCCACCGGTAGTAGCCACCGGCGGCCCGGATACTCCACCCGCCGGCAGCCCGGAAAGGAAGTAAATCCGGCCCTCTATTTCTTCTATGCCAGCGTTTTCTGGAACGTGGCCGGGGCGGGTATCTTAGGATTCCTGCTGGCCCTGCCACCCCTTAACCCCTACGCCCACGGGACCTATCTTACCTCGGCCCATGCCCACATGGCCCTCTTCGGTTTCTTTGGTTTCCTGGTCCTGGCCAGCAGCTATTATATCCTCACCCGCCGGGTGGAACTCCAAAGTACCCACATCCGGCGAGTCAAACTTTGCCTGATTCTTCTCAATGCCGGCCTGGCTGTCATGGCCGGAGCCCTCTTTGGCGCCGGTCTCTTCCAGAGCTACCTCTGGCGGGGGCTGGGAAGGGATTTTACTGTTGTCCATTTGCAGTTAACTCCCTACCTCCTGGCCCGTTCTGCCGGCGGGGTCCTTTTTGCCTCCGGGGCCGTTCTCCTGGCCTGGGAAATGGTCTCCCTGGTCTACAGCCCCTGGCTGGCCCTCCTGCAGCCGGCGGAAGGTGATTAA
- a CDS encoding ATP-binding protein has product MQQCSQCNQKTPDRSCLDCDYFMSPGSLRRKPPAPIRISLVTSDGRRYGGRILVLNTMELGLETNAPVPGKYRIYLQQNLSLDVAGVPTRGKSNMRLFDILAVYRDQETATRLGSEEYALLTGSTGDFIEQVSQLVPAHLQDLVKERLLAEIQNSEILNAMQVGRVLRYEKGRLRHLGGQADLELPPAEIEKLVRKAIRQGAHCRELIVSSDGQRVFDLHGIPLDPYSGGLLAFDITEIINKERQMRRQEMLAYQEAIAAVTNGRLRLWTLEEMAPLLSQGHELARGEVQKAADVALARSKLRSLLPAIFHDRQHGIYLCLTEALTNALKHAGGGEWVARHKDETLRIIVQDHGQGIKLKDLPKATLLQHYSTKESLGCGFTLMLYYTDKLYLATGNAGTTLVLNFCQVAGQKAC; this is encoded by the coding sequence ATGCAACAATGCAGCCAGTGTAACCAGAAGACCCCGGACCGTTCTTGCCTCGATTGCGATTACTTCATGAGCCCTGGCTCTTTGCGCCGGAAGCCTCCAGCGCCCATAAGAATAAGTCTGGTTACATCTGACGGGAGGCGCTATGGTGGCCGTATCCTGGTCTTAAATACTATGGAGTTGGGTTTAGAAACAAATGCTCCCGTTCCCGGTAAATATCGTATTTACCTCCAGCAGAACCTGAGCCTGGATGTAGCCGGGGTGCCCACCAGGGGCAAGAGCAATATGCGCCTCTTTGATATCCTGGCTGTTTACCGGGACCAGGAAACAGCTACCCGCCTTGGCAGTGAAGAGTACGCTTTATTAACGGGAAGTACGGGGGACTTTATTGAACAAGTATCCCAACTGGTCCCCGCCCACCTGCAGGATTTGGTAAAAGAGCGGCTACTTGCCGAGATCCAGAACTCTGAGATTTTGAATGCTATGCAAGTCGGCAGGGTGCTGCGCTACGAAAAAGGACGACTTCGCCATTTGGGTGGCCAGGCTGATCTGGAATTGCCCCCAGCGGAAATAGAAAAACTGGTACGCAAGGCGATTCGCCAGGGGGCCCACTGCCGGGAACTCATTGTGAGTAGCGATGGGCAAAGGGTTTTTGACCTCCATGGTATCCCCCTGGATCCTTACTCCGGGGGCTTACTGGCCTTCGATATTACGGAGATTATCAATAAAGAAAGGCAGATGCGCCGGCAGGAGATGCTTGCTTACCAGGAAGCCATTGCTGCTGTTACCAATGGCCGGTTGCGGCTCTGGACTTTGGAAGAAATGGCGCCCCTGCTTTCCCAGGGACATGAGCTGGCCAGGGGTGAAGTTCAGAAAGCTGCCGATGTTGCCCTGGCGCGGAGCAAGTTGCGCAGTTTATTACCGGCCATTTTTCATGACCGCCAGCACGGTATTTACCTGTGCCTGACCGAAGCCTTAACCAATGCCTTAAAACACGCTGGCGGGGGCGAATGGGTAGCCAGGCATAAGGATGAAACCCTGCGCATAATTGTCCAGGACCACGGTCAGGGAATCAAGCTCAAGGATCTGCCCAAGGCAACTCTGTTGCAACATTACTCCACAAAGGAATCCCTGGGTTGCGGGTTTACTTTAATGCTTTATTATACCGATAAACTCTACCTTGCTACGGGAAATGCTGGGACGACCCTCGTCCTCAATTTTTGTCAAGTAGCGGGGCAAAAAGCCTGTTAA
- a CDS encoding c-type cytochrome — MRATWLYLVGLMVSLVIFAMAIFISIRPVAREPWPPAAAAGKRVWQARGCVECHTLLGNGGYAAGDLTRVTTTTSRQELLTFLTQPPVMRPSRRQLHPALTMEEAERLLDFLEQVARINTGSWPPPPLRPAAPTGGKGTP, encoded by the coding sequence TTGCGGGCAACCTGGCTCTACCTGGTGGGGTTAATGGTATCCCTGGTAATTTTCGCTATGGCTATCTTTATTTCTATCCGGCCAGTAGCCCGGGAACCCTGGCCACCGGCAGCCGCAGCCGGGAAAAGGGTCTGGCAGGCCAGGGGCTGCGTTGAATGCCATACCCTCCTGGGTAACGGGGGTTATGCGGCCGGTGATCTCACCAGGGTCACGACTACAACCAGCCGGCAGGAACTCTTAACCTTTTTGACCCAGCCGCCGGTCATGCGGCCGTCCCGGCGCCAGCTCCACCCGGCCCTGACCATGGAAGAGGCGGAAAGGCTTTTAGATTTCCTGGAACAGGTGGCCAGGATAAATACCGGTAGCTGGCCGCCGCCACCGCTCCGGCCCGCCGCACCTACAGGGGGTAAGGGAACGCCTTGA